The following coding sequences are from one Mesorhizobium onobrychidis window:
- a CDS encoding M24 family metallopeptidase: MNVAPGKNAVSTIPFDHARVDRLMEEAGIDVLLATSKHNTQYLLGGYKFIFFAAMDAIGHSRYLPVVVYEKGGPEHAAYIGNRMEGAEHQNNPFWTPTLHAACWGTLDAANLAVEHLTKIGKGNARIGIEPAFLPSDAYTLIRKALPDAKLIDATDMLERMRAIKTDAELEKLRIASELITDSMLATVRWAREGTTKTEIIEQLRREETNRGAHFEYCLLTLGASHNRAASPQAWKKGEVMSIDSGGNYHGYIGDLCRMGILGEPDAELEDLLAEVEAVQQAAFSKVRAGTLGGDMISYAEGVLKKSKVAPYTDFFAHGMGLITHEAPFLMTNHPVTYEGTYAEKPLEKNMVLSVETTMLHPTRGFIKLEDTVAVTETGYAMFGDRGRGWNRGGVA, encoded by the coding sequence ATGAACGTCGCCCCCGGTAAGAATGCCGTCAGCACCATCCCGTTCGACCACGCCAGGGTCGATCGGCTGATGGAGGAGGCCGGTATCGATGTGCTGCTCGCCACCTCCAAGCACAACACGCAATATCTGCTTGGCGGCTACAAGTTCATCTTCTTCGCCGCCATGGATGCGATCGGCCACAGCCGCTATTTGCCTGTTGTAGTTTACGAGAAGGGTGGGCCTGAGCATGCCGCCTATATCGGCAACCGCATGGAGGGCGCCGAGCACCAGAACAACCCGTTCTGGACGCCGACCTTGCACGCCGCCTGCTGGGGCACGCTCGACGCCGCCAATCTCGCGGTTGAGCACCTGACCAAAATCGGCAAGGGCAACGCCCGCATCGGCATCGAGCCGGCTTTCCTGCCGTCGGATGCCTACACGCTGATCCGCAAGGCGCTGCCGGACGCCAAGCTGATCGACGCGACTGATATGCTGGAGCGGATGCGAGCGATCAAGACGGATGCGGAACTGGAGAAGCTGCGCATCGCTTCCGAACTGATCACCGATTCCATGCTGGCGACCGTTCGCTGGGCGCGTGAAGGCACGACCAAGACCGAGATCATCGAGCAACTCAGGCGCGAGGAGACCAATCGCGGCGCGCATTTCGAATATTGCCTGCTGACGCTCGGCGCCAGCCACAACCGCGCCGCCTCGCCGCAGGCATGGAAGAAGGGCGAGGTGATGTCGATCGATTCCGGCGGCAATTATCACGGCTATATCGGCGACCTCTGTCGCATGGGCATTCTGGGCGAGCCGGATGCCGAACTCGAGGATCTATTGGCCGAAGTCGAGGCGGTGCAGCAGGCGGCCTTTTCCAAGGTACGCGCCGGCACGCTGGGTGGTGACATGATTTCCTACGCGGAAGGCGTGCTGAAGAAATCCAAGGTCGCGCCCTATACCGATTTCTTTGCCCACGGCATGGGGCTGATCACACATGAAGCGCCGTTCCTGATGACCAACCATCCGGTGACCTATGAAGGCACCTATGCCGAAAAGCCGCTGGAGAAAAACATGGTGCTCTCGGTCGAGACGACGATGCTTCACCCGACGCGCGGCTTCATCAAGCTGGAGGACACGGTGGCGGTCACCGAGACCGGTTACGCTATGTTCGGCGATCGGGGCAGGGGCTGGAACAGGGGCGGGGTGGCCTAA
- a CDS encoding cupin domain-containing protein — MTDKSKVFVYPKDVSAFGFDWGRLSLTVAPEVNGATRFSGGVVDLPSGKGHTRHNHPGAEEIIFVISGNGEQMVEDEDGNPVVAKVGPGCTIYVPESRFHSTLNTGDAPMQLFVVYSPAGPELALRDLPDFRLLPPGGS, encoded by the coding sequence ATGACCGACAAAAGCAAGGTGTTTGTCTATCCGAAGGATGTCAGCGCCTTCGGCTTCGACTGGGGCAGGCTGTCGCTGACGGTGGCACCCGAAGTGAACGGCGCAACGCGTTTTTCCGGCGGCGTCGTCGACCTGCCCTCCGGCAAGGGCCACACGCGGCATAATCATCCGGGTGCGGAAGAGATCATCTTCGTCATATCAGGCAATGGCGAGCAGATGGTCGAAGACGAGGACGGCAATCCGGTCGTTGCAAAGGTCGGGCCCGGCTGCACCATCTATGTGCCGGAAAGCCGCTTCCATTCGACGCTGAACACCGGCGATGCGCCCATGCAGCTCTTCGTCGTCTATTCGCCGGCCGGGCCGGAACTGGCGCTGCGCGACCTGCCGGATTTCAGGCTGCTGCCGCCGGGCGGCAGCTAA
- a CDS encoding phosphoenolpyruvate hydrolase family protein produces MAAIPRKKVLEKFRKMIAGGVPIVGGGAGTGLSAKAEEAGGIDLIIIYNSGRYRMAGRGSAAGLLAYGNANEIVKEMAYEVLPVVKKTPVLAGVNGTDPFVIMPLLLAELKTMGFSGVQNFPTIGLFDGQMRQSFEETGMGFGLEVDMIAAAHELDLLTTPYVFSPDEARAMTKAGADIVVAHMGVTTGGSIGATSAKSLDDCVKEIDAIAEAARIVRKDIILLCHGGPISMPDDAQYILERCKGLHGFYGASSMERLPAEAAIARQTADFKAVTLGAKTTAKKKKG; encoded by the coding sequence ATGGCCGCGATACCACGCAAGAAGGTTCTGGAAAAGTTCCGCAAGATGATTGCCGGCGGCGTGCCGATCGTCGGCGGTGGTGCCGGCACCGGCCTTTCGGCCAAGGCCGAGGAGGCCGGCGGGATCGACCTGATCATCATCTACAATTCCGGCCGCTACCGCATGGCCGGGCGCGGCTCGGCCGCCGGCCTGCTCGCCTATGGCAACGCCAACGAGATCGTCAAGGAAATGGCCTATGAGGTGCTGCCGGTGGTGAAGAAGACGCCGGTGCTGGCCGGCGTCAACGGCACCGATCCCTTCGTCATCATGCCGCTGCTGCTGGCCGAGCTGAAAACGATGGGCTTTTCCGGCGTGCAGAACTTTCCGACGATCGGCCTGTTCGACGGCCAGATGCGGCAGAGTTTTGAAGAAACCGGCATGGGCTTCGGGCTCGAAGTCGACATGATCGCCGCGGCACACGAGCTCGACCTCCTGACTACGCCCTATGTGTTCAGCCCCGATGAGGCGCGCGCCATGACCAAGGCCGGCGCCGACATCGTCGTCGCCCATATGGGGGTGACCACCGGCGGCTCGATCGGCGCGACGTCGGCCAAGTCACTGGACGACTGCGTCAAGGAGATCGACGCCATCGCTGAAGCGGCGCGTATCGTGCGCAAGGATATCATTTTGCTTTGCCATGGCGGCCCGATCTCGATGCCGGACGATGCCCAGTACATCCTCGAACGCTGCAAGGGCCTGCACGGTTTCTACGGCGCCAGTTCGATGGAGCGGCTGCCGGCGGAAGCGGCGATCGCCAGGCAGACCGCCGATTTCAAGGCCGTGACGCTTGGTGCCAAAACGACTGCGAAGAAAAAGAAGGGATGA
- a CDS encoding Tm-1-like ATP-binding domain-containing protein, which translates to MKRVYVVGTADTKGEELAFLADAVAATGAAVARVDVGTRNATVPVDVSAEEVAGHHPDGSSAVLGSDDRGTAVAAMAIAFTRFVQSRTDISGVIGIGGGGGTSIITSGMRALPLGLPKIMVSTLASGDTAPYVDVSDIVMMPSVTDMAGLNRLSRVVLHNAAQAIAGMAAKPPPPPDGRPSIGLTMFGVTTPCVTSIAEQLRSTYDCIVFHATGTGGRSMEKLADSGLLSGVIDITTTEVCDLLFGGVLPATEDRFGAIARTKLPYVGSVGALDMVNFWAPPTVPQRYSGRLFYEHNPNVTLMRTTPDESRKIGEWIGARLSLCEGPVRFLIPEKGVSALDIEGGAFFDPEADAALFEAIERTIMPDNTRRVTRLPLHINDPEFAKAAVAAFLDITRK; encoded by the coding sequence ATGAAGCGCGTCTATGTGGTGGGCACCGCCGACACCAAGGGTGAAGAACTCGCCTTTCTTGCCGATGCGGTCGCCGCCACCGGTGCTGCTGTCGCCCGCGTCGATGTTGGAACGCGCAACGCGACCGTGCCGGTCGATGTCTCGGCCGAAGAGGTCGCCGGCCATCATCCCGATGGCAGCAGTGCCGTGCTGGGCAGCGACGATCGCGGCACCGCGGTGGCGGCAATGGCCATCGCCTTCACCCGGTTTGTCCAATCGCGCACCGATATTTCAGGTGTGATCGGCATCGGCGGTGGTGGCGGCACTTCGATCATCACATCAGGCATGCGCGCGCTGCCGCTCGGCCTGCCCAAGATCATGGTCTCGACGCTCGCCTCGGGCGACACCGCACCTTACGTCGATGTCTCCGACATCGTCATGATGCCGTCGGTGACCGATATGGCCGGCCTGAACCGGCTGTCTCGTGTCGTGCTGCACAATGCCGCCCAGGCGATAGCAGGCATGGCTGCAAAACCGCCGCCGCCACCCGACGGCAGACCGTCGATCGGCCTCACCATGTTCGGCGTCACAACGCCATGCGTGACTTCCATCGCCGAGCAGCTTCGTTCGACCTATGACTGCATAGTCTTCCACGCCACCGGGACCGGCGGCCGCAGCATGGAGAAGCTGGCCGACAGCGGCTTGCTGTCCGGCGTCATCGACATCACGACAACAGAAGTCTGCGACCTCCTGTTTGGCGGCGTTCTGCCGGCGACCGAAGACCGCTTCGGCGCGATCGCCCGCACGAAACTGCCCTATGTCGGCTCGGTCGGCGCGCTCGATATGGTGAATTTCTGGGCGCCACCGACCGTTCCACAACGCTATAGCGGGCGGCTGTTTTACGAGCACAATCCGAATGTGACGCTGATGCGCACGACCCCTGACGAAAGCCGCAAGATCGGCGAATGGATCGGTGCAAGACTGAGCCTTTGCGAGGGACCGGTCCGGTTTCTCATTCCCGAAAAGGGCGTCTCGGCGCTCGACATCGAAGGCGGCGCCTTCTTCGACCCTGAAGCCGATGCAGCACTCTTCGAGGCTATCGAACGTACGATCATGCCGGATAACACGCGCCGAGTGACGCGCCTGCCACTGCACATCAACGACCCCGAATTCGCCAAGGCTGCGGTTGCGGCTTTCCTCGACATCACCAGAAAGTGA
- a CDS encoding TetR/AcrR family transcriptional regulator, whose translation MNVSRQPAAVPDDAGSGAARGPRARTRRLMLETATRLMQAGATPSVSEVAEAAEVSRATAYRYFPSQAALVQAVVDEGLGPILTWKSASADPERRVAELFDTAMPRIEAFEATFKAALKLSLDQWARRQAGTLGGEPAFTRGHRVDLLKDAIAPLKSRLPPREFKRLAQALSLTFGVEVLIVLKDIWGLDSRKMMSVAQWAAGALVRAAVMESMTRGDRSAPATATE comes from the coding sequence ATGAATGTCTCACGTCAACCAGCGGCAGTGCCTGACGACGCCGGTTCTGGAGCAGCGCGCGGACCGCGCGCGCGCACAAGGCGGCTGATGCTGGAGACGGCAACAAGGCTGATGCAGGCGGGCGCCACGCCTTCGGTCAGCGAGGTCGCCGAAGCGGCGGAAGTCTCCCGCGCCACCGCCTATCGGTATTTTCCAAGCCAGGCGGCGCTGGTGCAGGCGGTGGTCGACGAAGGGCTGGGGCCGATCCTCACCTGGAAATCAGCCTCGGCCGATCCCGAGCGCCGCGTCGCCGAACTGTTCGACACGGCCATGCCACGCATCGAGGCCTTCGAGGCGACCTTCAAGGCGGCGCTGAAGCTGTCGCTCGACCAGTGGGCGCGACGGCAGGCCGGCACGCTGGGCGGCGAGCCGGCCTTTACGCGCGGCCATCGCGTCGATCTGCTCAAGGACGCGATCGCACCGCTCAAGAGCCGGCTGCCGCCACGCGAATTCAAGCGCCTGGCACAGGCCCTGTCGTTGACCTTCGGCGTCGAAGTGCTCATCGTACTGAAGGATATATGGGGGCTGGACAGCCGCAAGATGATGTCGGTAGCGCAATGGGCAGCCGGCGCCCTGGTACGGGCTGCAGTGATGGAATCGATGACCAGAGGAGATAGAAGCGCGCCGGCGACAGCTACGGAATAG
- a CDS encoding extracellular solute-binding protein — translation MRKTMTSMLAGIGLVLACGTSVYAQDKELTIFWAEWDPANYLQELVNLYEAESGVKVTVETTPWGDFQTKAFTEFNAKGSAYDMVVGDSQWIGAASEAGHYVDLTDFFNKHNLKEVMAPATVKYYAEYPSNSGKYWSIPAEGDAVGWSYRKDWFEDPKEMEAFKAKYGYDLGVPKDWKQLRDIAEFFHRPDEKRYGVAIYTDNSYDALVMGVENAIFSFGGELGDYATYKVDGIVNSEQNVKALEAYKELYSFTPPGWAKSFFIEDNQAITENLAAMSMNYFAFFPALINEASNPNAKVTGFFANPPGPSGDQFAALGGQGISVVSYSQNQEEAMKFLEWFIKDETQKKWAELGGYTASAKVLESPEFQNATPYNKAFYETMFKVKDFWATPEYAELLIQMNQRVYPYITGNQGTAKEVLDSLAADWNATFKKYNRVK, via the coding sequence ATGCGCAAGACAATGACCAGCATGCTTGCTGGTATCGGCTTAGTGCTCGCCTGCGGAACGTCCGTCTACGCGCAGGATAAGGAACTCACCATATTCTGGGCTGAATGGGATCCGGCGAACTATTTGCAGGAACTCGTCAACCTTTACGAGGCCGAGAGCGGCGTGAAGGTCACGGTCGAGACGACGCCGTGGGGGGATTTCCAGACCAAGGCGTTCACCGAATTCAACGCCAAGGGCAGCGCCTACGACATGGTGGTCGGCGATTCCCAGTGGATCGGCGCCGCCTCCGAGGCCGGTCACTATGTCGACCTCACCGACTTCTTCAACAAGCACAATCTGAAGGAAGTGATGGCGCCGGCGACGGTGAAATACTACGCCGAATATCCATCCAACTCCGGCAAATACTGGTCGATTCCGGCCGAGGGCGACGCGGTCGGCTGGTCCTATCGCAAGGACTGGTTCGAAGATCCGAAGGAGATGGAGGCCTTCAAAGCCAAGTACGGCTACGATCTCGGCGTGCCGAAGGACTGGAAGCAGCTGCGCGACATCGCCGAATTCTTCCACCGTCCCGACGAGAAGCGCTACGGCGTCGCCATCTATACCGATAACTCCTACGACGCTCTGGTGATGGGCGTCGAGAACGCCATCTTCTCCTTCGGCGGCGAACTTGGCGACTATGCCACTTACAAGGTCGACGGGATCGTCAACTCCGAGCAGAACGTCAAGGCGCTCGAGGCCTACAAGGAACTCTATTCCTTCACCCCTCCTGGTTGGGCCAAGAGCTTCTTCATCGAGGACAACCAGGCGATCACCGAGAACCTGGCGGCGATGAGCATGAACTACTTCGCTTTCTTCCCGGCGCTCATCAACGAAGCCTCCAACCCGAATGCCAAGGTCACCGGCTTCTTCGCCAACCCTCCTGGACCGAGCGGCGACCAGTTCGCCGCGCTCGGGGGCCAGGGCATCTCCGTCGTCTCCTATTCCCAGAATCAGGAAGAGGCGATGAAGTTCCTGGAATGGTTCATCAAGGACGAGACGCAGAAGAAATGGGCGGAACTCGGCGGTTACACGGCAAGCGCCAAAGTGCTTGAGTCGCCTGAATTCCAGAACGCCACGCCATACAACAAGGCCTTCTACGAAACCATGTTCAAGGTGAAGGACTTCTGGGCGACGCCGGAATATGCCGAGCTGCTCATCCAGATGAACCAACGCGTCTATCCGTACATCACCGGCAATCAAGGCACGGCCAAGGAAGTGCTCGATTCGCTCGCCGCGGATTGGAACGCAACGTTCAAGAAATACAACCGCGTGAAGTAA
- a CDS encoding carbohydrate ABC transporter permease yields the protein MATAVMTTLDPNSRSAARGMSDLTIRNLFIIPTIVFLIVFNIFPLIYSLGYSFTDFRASSPAAANFVGLQNYRELLNDPFIWSNFAITAKYVIVSVVGQVIVGFGVALLLNRDIPLKGLLTTLLLLPMMLSMAVVGLFWKLLYDPSFGIINYTLGLGSFEWLSNPDMALYAVAITDIWMWSPFVMLLSLAGLSAVPKHLYEAAAIDRAGSFYTFFRITLPLVAPILMIAIIFRTMEAFKTFDLAYILTSQPTTEVISIRLYKMAFQEWQTGRSCALAYIVLIMILAITNIYVKYLNKVKER from the coding sequence TTGGCCACTGCAGTCATGACCACCCTGGATCCCAACTCGCGCTCCGCCGCCCGCGGCATGAGCGACCTCACGATCCGCAATCTCTTCATCATTCCGACGATCGTTTTCCTGATCGTCTTCAACATCTTTCCACTGATCTATTCGCTCGGCTATTCGTTCACCGACTTCCGCGCGTCGAGCCCCGCGGCGGCCAATTTCGTCGGACTGCAGAATTACCGCGAGCTGCTCAACGACCCGTTCATCTGGTCGAATTTCGCCATCACCGCCAAATATGTCATCGTCTCCGTAGTCGGCCAGGTCATCGTCGGCTTCGGCGTGGCGTTGCTGCTCAACCGCGATATCCCGTTGAAGGGCCTGCTGACGACACTGCTGCTGTTGCCAATGATGCTGTCGATGGCCGTCGTCGGCCTGTTCTGGAAACTGCTCTACGATCCGTCCTTCGGCATCATCAACTATACGCTCGGCCTTGGCTCCTTCGAGTGGCTGTCCAACCCCGACATGGCGCTCTACGCGGTTGCCATCACCGACATCTGGATGTGGTCGCCCTTCGTGATGCTGCTGTCGCTTGCCGGCCTGTCGGCGGTGCCGAAGCACCTCTACGAAGCAGCCGCGATCGACCGCGCCGGCTCGTTCTATACCTTCTTTCGCATTACGCTGCCCCTGGTCGCGCCGATCCTGATGATCGCGATCATCTTTCGCACCATGGAGGCGTTCAAGACCTTCGATCTCGCCTACATCCTGACCAGCCAGCCAACCACCGAGGTGATCTCGATCCGGCTCTACAAGATGGCGTTCCAGGAATGGCAGACCGGGCGCTCCTGCGCGCTAGCTTACATCGTGCTGATCATGATCCTGGCGATCACCAACATCTACGTCAAATACCTGAACAAGGTGAAGGAGCGCTAG
- a CDS encoding carbohydrate ABC transporter permease has translation MAAVTTSAERSLNKLAIVGVLIVTMIFLAPIYWIASTAFKPRNLATTIPPTVVFQPEISPFVKLFTKRSQLRTAPTPEQYAAAPWWERLVFDGGEKVVRSGRGEVQWSGYPSRFMNSLIVAITSTILAVGMGTFTAYGFSRFKIKGEQDLLFFILSTRMLPPVVVAIPMFLMYRVVGLNDTHWGLIILYTAFNLSFSVWLMKGFMDEIPKEYEEAALVDGYTRMEAFFKIVLPEAATGIAATAVFCFITAWNEYAFALIMTNRRAQTAPPFIPSQVGSGLPDWTVIAAGTFLFLLPVAIFTFLLRNHLLRGMSFGAIRK, from the coding sequence ATGGCCGCTGTCACCACCTCTGCCGAGCGTTCGCTCAACAAGCTCGCCATCGTCGGCGTGCTGATCGTCACGATGATCTTCCTGGCGCCGATCTACTGGATAGCCTCGACGGCGTTCAAGCCGCGCAATCTCGCCACCACCATCCCGCCGACGGTGGTCTTCCAGCCGGAGATATCGCCCTTCGTAAAGCTGTTCACCAAGCGGTCGCAGTTGCGCACTGCGCCGACGCCGGAACAATACGCCGCCGCCCCGTGGTGGGAGCGGCTGGTGTTTGACGGCGGCGAGAAGGTGGTGCGCTCGGGCAGGGGCGAGGTGCAGTGGTCCGGTTATCCGAGCCGCTTCATGAACTCGCTGATCGTCGCCATCACCTCGACGATCCTCGCGGTCGGCATGGGCACCTTCACGGCTTACGGGTTCTCGCGCTTCAAGATAAAGGGGGAACAGGACCTGCTCTTCTTCATCCTGTCGACGCGCATGCTGCCGCCGGTGGTGGTGGCGATCCCGATGTTCCTGATGTACCGGGTCGTCGGCCTCAACGACACGCATTGGGGCCTGATCATTCTCTACACCGCCTTCAACCTCAGCTTCTCTGTATGGCTGATGAAGGGGTTCATGGACGAAATTCCGAAGGAGTACGAGGAGGCGGCGCTCGTCGACGGCTACACGCGCATGGAAGCCTTCTTCAAGATCGTGCTGCCTGAGGCCGCCACCGGCATCGCCGCCACCGCGGTGTTCTGCTTCATCACCGCATGGAACGAATATGCCTTCGCGCTGATCATGACCAACCGACGCGCCCAGACGGCGCCACCGTTCATTCCAAGCCAGGTCGGTTCCGGGTTGCCCGACTGGACGGTCATCGCGGCCGGCACCTTCCTGTTCCTGCTGCCTGTCGCCATCTTCACCTTCCTGTTGCGCAACCACCTCCT